A DNA window from Streptomyces canus contains the following coding sequences:
- the serC gene encoding phosphoserine transaminase, which produces MAEIQIPADIKPADGRFGAGPSKVRTEALDALAATGTSLLGTSHRQAPVKNLVGQVREGISELFSLPEGYEVVLGNGGSTAFWDIATHGLIENKSQHLTFGEFSSKFAKASKLAPWLAEPTVISSDPGTHPEPRAEAGVDVYAFTHNETSTGVAAPIKRVAGADEGALVLVDATSGAGGLPVDIAETDVYYFAPQKSFASDGGLWIGVFSPAAIERAERIHASGRHVPEFFSLPTAIDNSRKNQTYNTPALATLFLLNQQLEWINGQGGLAWSTARTKDSSTRLYGWAEESKHATPFVTDPARRSQVIGTIDFSDEIDAAAIAKVLRANGIVDTEPYRKLGRNQLRVAMFPAIDPADVEALTKCVDYVIEKL; this is translated from the coding sequence GTGGCTGAGATCCAGATTCCCGCTGACATCAAGCCCGCCGACGGTCGTTTCGGCGCGGGCCCCTCCAAGGTGCGGACGGAAGCGCTGGACGCGCTGGCCGCGACCGGCACCTCCCTCCTCGGCACCTCCCACCGCCAGGCCCCCGTCAAGAACCTGGTCGGACAGGTCCGCGAGGGCATCAGTGAGCTCTTCTCCCTCCCCGAGGGCTACGAGGTCGTCCTCGGCAACGGCGGCTCGACCGCGTTCTGGGACATCGCGACGCACGGCCTGATCGAGAACAAGTCGCAGCACCTGACCTTCGGCGAGTTCAGCTCGAAGTTCGCCAAGGCCTCGAAGCTGGCCCCCTGGCTGGCCGAGCCCACCGTCATCTCCTCCGACCCCGGCACGCACCCGGAGCCGCGGGCCGAGGCGGGCGTCGACGTGTACGCGTTCACGCACAACGAGACCTCCACCGGTGTCGCGGCCCCGATCAAGCGTGTGGCCGGCGCGGACGAGGGCGCGCTGGTCCTCGTGGACGCCACCTCCGGCGCCGGCGGCCTGCCGGTCGACATCGCCGAGACGGACGTCTACTACTTCGCCCCGCAGAAGTCCTTCGCCTCCGACGGCGGCCTGTGGATCGGCGTGTTCTCCCCGGCGGCGATCGAGCGCGCCGAGCGGATTCACGCGTCCGGCCGCCACGTCCCGGAGTTCTTCTCGCTGCCGACGGCGATCGACAACTCCCGCAAGAACCAGACGTACAACACCCCGGCCCTCGCCACCCTCTTCCTGCTCAACCAGCAGCTGGAGTGGATCAACGGCCAGGGTGGCCTGGCCTGGTCCACGGCCCGCACGAAGGACTCCTCGACCCGCCTCTACGGCTGGGCGGAGGAGTCCAAGCACGCCACCCCGTTCGTCACCGACCCGGCCAGGCGCTCCCAGGTCATCGGCACGATCGACTTCTCGGACGAGATCGACGCCGCCGCGATCGCCAAGGTCCTGCGCGCCAACGGCATCGTCGACACCGAGCCCTACCGCAAGCTCGGCCGCAACCAGCTGCGCGTGGCG
- a CDS encoding FAD-binding and (Fe-S)-binding domain-containing protein has product MTDLEADLRKAVRGEVGFDVTSRALVTMDASNYRRVPLGVVAPRDADDVAAVLEVCRGHGVPVVPRGGGTSIAGQATGTGVVLDFTRHMNRVLALDPEARTAVVQPGLVLDRLQDAAAPHGLRFGPDPSTHSRCTLGGMIGNNSCGSHSVAWGTTADSVSELDVVTVRGARLRLGRGWAGAPAGLRELVDGELARLRTGFPELPRRISGYALDALLPEHRADVARSFCGSEGTLGVLTEAVVRLVEAPRARTLAVLGYADEGAAADAAAGLLVHRPLTVEGMAADLVPSAAVLPRGGAWLFVETGGSSESEARARAEEIVRAADVLDALVVTDPAGQRALWRIREDASGTATRMPDGSEAWPGWEDCAVPPQRLGAYLRDFRGLLVSHGLRGTPYGHFGDGCIHVRIDFDLLTRAGITRFRRFSEELADLVTAHGGSLSGEHGDGQARAELLPRMYGDEMVALFERAKAVWDPDDLLNPGMLVRPAPLDTNLRFSVLPREPVEVAFGYPADGGDFSAAVRRCVGVAKCRTTSATGSAVMCPSFRATGEEAHSTRGRARLLHEMLAGEAGGPVTDGWRSEEVREALDLCLSCKGCRSDCPVGVDMATYKAEFLHHHYAGRRRPAAHHSMGRLPQWLRRVDRLRLAPLVNALAAVRPLAAVAKRLGGIAAERRIPKLATETFSRWWDRRKAGGTGDLVVLWPDTFTEHLSPSVGRAAVRVLEAAGLRVALPPTVHLEQAPVGDGRTVALDPVSLLRGRGRVCCGLTYVSTGQLDRARTVLRRTLDLMAPVLETSAPVVVLEPSCAAALRTDLPELLHDDPRAARLASRVLTFAEALEQLAPGWRPPALNRPVAGQTHCHQHAVLGDAPDRRLREAAGLTGDLAGGCCGLAGNFGFEKGHFEVSRACAEEQLLPSVRQAPEDAVVLADGYSCRTQLEQLAGARGRHLAEVLAEELDRRP; this is encoded by the coding sequence ATGACGGATCTTGAGGCCGATCTGCGCAAGGCCGTCCGGGGCGAGGTCGGTTTCGACGTCACCTCCCGGGCCCTGGTCACCATGGACGCGTCCAACTACCGGCGCGTCCCCCTCGGGGTCGTCGCCCCGCGGGACGCCGACGACGTGGCCGCCGTCCTGGAGGTTTGTCGTGGTCATGGCGTCCCCGTCGTCCCGCGCGGTGGCGGTACCTCCATCGCCGGGCAGGCCACCGGTACCGGAGTCGTGCTGGACTTCACCCGGCACATGAACCGGGTCCTGGCGCTGGACCCGGAGGCGCGTACCGCCGTCGTCCAGCCCGGCCTCGTGCTCGACCGGCTCCAGGACGCCGCCGCGCCGCACGGGCTGCGGTTCGGGCCCGACCCCTCCACCCACAGCCGGTGCACGCTCGGCGGGATGATCGGCAACAACTCCTGCGGCTCGCACTCGGTGGCGTGGGGGACCACCGCGGACAGCGTGAGCGAGCTCGACGTCGTCACCGTGCGCGGTGCGCGGCTGCGGCTCGGGCGGGGGTGGGCCGGGGCGCCGGCCGGGTTGCGGGAGCTGGTCGACGGGGAGCTCGCGCGGCTGCGGACCGGCTTCCCCGAGCTGCCCCGGCGGATCTCCGGATACGCCCTGGACGCCCTCCTGCCGGAACACCGGGCCGATGTCGCCCGGTCCTTCTGCGGCAGCGAGGGCACCCTCGGCGTGCTCACCGAGGCCGTCGTCCGGCTGGTGGAGGCGCCACGCGCGCGTACGCTCGCGGTCCTCGGGTACGCGGACGAAGGCGCGGCCGCCGATGCGGCGGCGGGGCTGCTGGTGCACCGCCCCCTGACGGTGGAGGGCATGGCGGCCGACCTGGTGCCCTCGGCGGCCGTGCTGCCCCGGGGCGGCGCCTGGCTGTTCGTGGAGACCGGCGGCTCCTCCGAGAGCGAGGCACGCGCGCGTGCGGAGGAGATCGTGCGCGCGGCCGACGTCCTCGACGCGCTCGTGGTGACCGACCCGGCCGGGCAGCGGGCCCTGTGGCGCATCCGCGAGGACGCCAGCGGTACGGCGACCCGGATGCCGGACGGTTCCGAGGCCTGGCCCGGCTGGGAGGACTGCGCGGTGCCACCGCAGCGGCTCGGCGCCTATCTGCGGGACTTCCGCGGACTGCTCGTCTCCCACGGCCTCAGAGGCACCCCGTACGGACACTTCGGCGACGGCTGCATCCACGTCCGCATCGACTTCGACCTGCTGACGCGGGCGGGGATCACGAGGTTCCGCCGTTTCTCCGAGGAGCTCGCCGACCTCGTGACGGCGCACGGCGGGTCGCTGTCCGGGGAGCACGGGGACGGGCAGGCGCGGGCCGAGCTGCTGCCCCGGATGTACGGCGACGAGATGGTCGCTCTCTTCGAGCGGGCGAAGGCCGTCTGGGACCCGGACGACCTGCTCAACCCCGGGATGCTGGTCCGCCCGGCCCCCCTCGACACCAACCTCCGCTTCTCCGTCCTGCCCCGCGAACCGGTCGAGGTCGCCTTCGGCTACCCGGCCGACGGCGGTGACTTCTCCGCCGCCGTACGGCGCTGCGTCGGGGTCGCGAAATGCCGTACGACATCGGCGACCGGGTCCGCCGTCATGTGCCCGTCCTTCCGGGCCACCGGCGAGGAGGCGCACTCCACGCGCGGGCGTGCCCGGCTGCTGCACGAAATGCTCGCGGGCGAGGCGGGCGGGCCGGTCACCGACGGCTGGCGGTCCGAGGAGGTGCGCGAGGCGCTGGACCTGTGCCTGTCCTGCAAGGGCTGCCGCTCCGACTGCCCGGTCGGGGTCGACATGGCCACCTACAAGGCGGAGTTCCTGCACCACCACTACGCCGGGCGACGGCGCCCGGCCGCCCACCACAGCATGGGCCGGCTGCCGCAGTGGCTGCGCCGGGTTGACCGGCTGCGGTTGGCTCCGCTGGTCAACGCCCTCGCCGCCGTGCGGCCGTTGGCGGCCGTCGCCAAGCGGCTCGGCGGGATCGCGGCCGAGCGGCGGATCCCGAAGCTGGCCACGGAGACGTTCAGCCGGTGGTGGGACCGGCGGAAGGCCGGCGGCACCGGTGACCTGGTCGTCCTGTGGCCGGACACCTTCACCGAGCACCTCTCGCCGTCCGTGGGGCGGGCGGCCGTACGCGTGCTGGAGGCGGCCGGACTGCGGGTGGCGCTGCCGCCCACCGTGCACCTGGAGCAGGCGCCGGTGGGCGACGGCAGGACGGTCGCCCTCGACCCGGTGTCCCTCCTGCGCGGCCGGGGCCGGGTCTGCTGCGGCCTGACGTACGTGTCGACAGGGCAACTCGACCGCGCCCGTACGGTGTTGCGCCGCACCCTCGACCTGATGGCTCCGGTGCTGGAGACCTCGGCCCCGGTCGTCGTCCTGGAACCGAGCTGCGCGGCCGCCCTCCGCACCGACCTGCCGGAACTGCTGCACGACGATCCGCGGGCCGCCCGGCTCGCCTCCCGGGTCCTCACCTTCGCGGAGGCGCTGGAGCAACTCGCCCCCGGCTGGCGGCCACCGGCCCTGAACCGGCCGGTCGCCGGCCAGACCCACTGCCACCAGCACGCCGTCCTCGGCGACGCGCCCGACCGCCGGCTGCGCGAGGCCGCGGGACTCACCGGCGACCTGGCCGGCGGCTGCTGCGGACTGGCGGGCAACTTCGGCTTCGAAAAAGGGCACTTCGAGGTGTCGCGGGCCTGCGCGGAGGAGCAACTGCTGCCGTCGGTACGGCAGGCGCCCGAGGACGCGGTGGTGCTGGCCGACGGATATTCCTGCCGTACGCAACTGGAGCAGCTGGCCGGGGCGCGGGGGCGGCATCTGGCGGAGGTGCTGGCGGAGGAACTTGACCGAAGGCCGTGA
- a CDS encoding GNAT family N-acetyltransferase: METSTLLPNWTLRPAHPADVEPIAELRAVVMRPDLERLGRFDEHRVRQRFRDSFVPAHTSVVLAEGRFAGCVALRPAEHEHWLEHFFLDPALQGRGLGSAVLRSLLTRTDADGQLVRLNVLQGSAARRLYERHGFTVETEDPVDVFMVRGPRR; encoded by the coding sequence GTGGAAACGAGCACCCTTCTCCCGAACTGGACCCTGCGTCCCGCGCACCCCGCCGACGTCGAGCCGATAGCCGAGTTGCGGGCCGTGGTGATGCGCCCGGACCTGGAACGGCTGGGGCGGTTCGACGAGCACCGGGTACGGCAGCGCTTCCGGGACTCCTTCGTCCCAGCGCACACGTCGGTCGTCCTGGCCGAGGGCCGATTCGCCGGCTGCGTCGCCCTGCGCCCCGCCGAGCACGAGCACTGGCTGGAGCACTTCTTCCTCGACCCCGCCCTCCAGGGCCGCGGCCTCGGCTCGGCCGTCCTGCGCAGCCTGCTCACCCGGACCGACGCCGACGGCCAACTCGTCCGCCTGAACGTCCTCCAGGGCAGCGCGGCCCGACGCCTGTACGAGCGCCACGGTTTCACCGTGGAGACCGAGGACCCCGTGGACGTCTTCATGGTGCGGGGACCCCGCCGGTAG